GATCGTGTCATCGCCATCGCCGCCCTGCAGCGTGTCCTCGCCATACCCGCCGGACAGGCTGTCATTTTCCGCGCCGCCGGACAGGCTGTCATCGCCCTCGCCCCCCTGCAGCGTATCGAGCCCGGTTGCCCCCTCCAGCGTGTCGTCGCCCATGCCTCCGGACAGGCTGTCATCGCCCTCGCCGCCGTCGATCAGATCGTCGAGGCCGGGATTGTCGCGCACCTCCAGCAGGGAAAACTGCTGCATGCCGGTGTCGGGTTCTTCCATATGCTTGAAGGTCAGGACCGCGCCAGCGGGCGGCGGCGTGCCGACCGGGATCAGGATCTTGCCGTCCTCGCCGGGTTCGCCGGAGGTGCCGCTGCCAAGGCTGCCATCATTGTCGAGATCGACATCCACGACGAGGAAATCATAGGTGACGGTTCCGACACCCGACGGATCCGGCGTCGTGACCTGCAACAGATAGTCGGAGACATAGCTGTAGATATTGCCGTCTATTTCGACCTTACCGGTCCCGTCGACGACTTCATTGACCGCATCCCCGTCCAGGATCGCGTCATCGTCGATGAAGTGGATCGCCGTGGCCTCTCCGGTTTCGAACTTCACCGATGAGACGGAGGGGTTGTGAAAACCGCCCGAGGTGAGCGTGGCATTCCTGCCGCTGATATATCCCATTGCGACGTAATCATTGCCGCCGCCACTGGCATGATCGCCGCTGATGGTGTCGCCGCCATCGCCGCCCCTGAGCGTGTCATCGCCGAAGCCGCCCTCTATCACATCGTCGCCGAAGCCGCCTTCGGCGCTGTCATCGCCCAGACCGCCGCTGATGGTGTCGCCGCCCTCGTCGCCGGACATGGTGTCCGCGCCGGTGCCGCCATACAGGCGGTCATTTCCTTGGCCGCCGTCCATCAGGTCGTCGTTGTCAGGCGGGGAATAAGCATCAAGCTCGGAAAATTTCGAGCTGCCGTCGTAGCTGTTGCCGCTGGTCGTCACGTTCAGCGTGGTGTTGGCAGGCGGCGGGGTGCCGATCGGGATCAGGATCTTTCCGTCCTCGCCCGGCTCCGCTCCATCGAGGAGGCCGAGATTTCCATCCCCATCCAGATCGACATCGACGACGATGAATTTGTAGGGAACCGTGCCATTGCCAGACGGGTTCGGGCCGGTCGCGGTTATGACGAAATCGGCAGCATAGCCGTAGATCTGGCCGTTAATCTCGACCTGTCCTGTGCCGGAGATCTGTTCGTTGGTGACATCGCCGCCCAGTGTGTTGTCGTCGTCGATGAACCGGATTCTGGTCGCTTCACCCACGTCGAAATTCATCAGCGGGCTCGTGCCGAAGTTGAAATCGCCGGAATTGACCGTCAGGTTTTCCCCGGTGATGTAGCCGGTCAGGATGCGGTCATCGGCATTGCCGGCGGCGTTGTCGCCGAAAATCGTATCGTCGCCCTTGCCGCCCGATAGCGTGTCTTTGCCGGTTCCGCCCTCGATCAGATCGCCATCCGCGCCGCCATCCGCGCTGTCATCAGCGGTTCCGCCATAGATGCTGTCCGTGCCGTCTGCGGCGGTGATACTGTCATTGCCGCCGCCGCCGGACAGGCTGTCATCGCCCGCATGACCTGTGATCGTGTCGTTGTCAGCGCCGCCGCTCAGGCTGTCATTGCCATGACCTTCACCCGCCAGATCGAAAATATCCGCCTCGTCCGTGACCGAACCGGCAGTGCCGATGACGCTGTTGGAGATAATCTTGTCATCCTCTATCACGAGCATCCGCAATTCGCCGGAAGCCTCCGTGAGGACCAGCGTGTCCTGACCGCCGAAATGGCTGATGACCTGACCCAGACCCTCGGCGTCCTGCGGCAATGTGCTGTCGATGGGCGTTTTCGAGAGGACGAGATTATTCCCCCCCGATACCGGTGCCGGATTGATCTCGACAATGCCAAGCTGGCCGCTTCCGATATGGTCGCCGCGGTTGGAGCTCAGATAATAAAACTCGGCATTTCCGTTTGAATTTAGTCCTTTATAGGACAGGCCCCTGATATCGGTTCCCGCGATATAGCTTTGCATCGAGTTGAATTCGTAGCTGCCATCGGGTTTGCGATCCAATTCGAACAGATAGCTGCCGCTGAGCTTCGTATGGGTGTAATAGAGCGTGCCGTCCGGCGCGCCCGCGACCGCTCCGGACTCGCCCCCTTGCGGACCATCGAACAGGAGCGTGGCGGTCCCGGGCGTGTCCGGATCGAGCCGGTAGATATCGGGCCCGTCGGTTGGCGTGGCGGTGCGGGTCACGCCAATAAGCTCGGTGCTGCCATCGGTGAGGGTCAGCGTCGTGATATCGCCCCATTGCTGCGAGGTCCCGCTGGGCACATAGTTCCCAAGCAGTGTTTCGGTCCCGCTTTGCGGATCGCGCGCATACAGATCGTTTTGAGAGTCGATATAGTAGATCAGCTTGGGGTCGATTGGCATGATACCGTCCTGTTAAACGCAATACTTGGGAAGCCGGCGCAAGACGCCGGTGAGGGATCTGTTGAAGATCGGCCTGTTCAGGTAGGGGTGGTCCGTTGGCCTGGATTGGGGCTAGGTAGCGGTCTGGGTTTGCCTGTGTGAAATCAACTCAAGGTGGTGATCTTTGAGTGAGTTGATTTGCGCCATAATTGGAATGAGTTGTCGTATTCCGGCGCGAGGCGATATCCAGATGGCGGATCATATAAAATTACGCGATCCGGATGGGCATGGTGAATTGGCCGCCGGGGCGTGGCGCGTCCGGGCCTGTTCATGATAGATAGATCAATAGAGAATGAACCGCTTCCGTAGGAGGTATTTGGTTTTTCTATTGATATAAAACAGGAATTTAACCTGTTGCGCATTCCCTTGCCATAAAAGATATCGAAACTGTTTCCAATAAAACCCGACACAATCTTATCCTCGTCACAAAAACGGCCTTCCTACAACCTTCATGCGCAACCGCGCAGAACCCTGCCGCCGCGATTTCGATTGCGCGGCGATCAGAAAATGCCCAACGAAGCAAGCGATCTGCGCGCAGCTGGTGGGCTAAAGTGAATTTCTACCTATGATTGTAGTGATATTTTGTAGCAAATGCAACTTATTATGCAATTAACAGTTAACCGGGGGTCGTGGGACGGGGTGTCCGGCCATCTGTCTTGTGATGGGACGGCGCGGGTCGGCTGGCGTTTGGGCTGGGTAGCTTGGGCGAGGGGGCTTCTGTGGTGCCGGATTGAGGCGGAAATATCCTCTGCGGGATTGTCTGCGCCTGTTGCGTTCACCCTCCCGGATTGAATCCTTGGGTAAGTGGATCACGCCCCGATTTACAAGGCTTCGGGCCCCATTTCCCGTTCATTCTGTGGCTCGTTCGCGTCGCTGACACCCGAGTGTTCAGTCGTAACCAGTCGCAAGGGGTGTTGTGATAGCGCGACATATGCGTCGCTGAGTTCGAAACGCTATTGAGAAACTCATCCCAGAGCCGACTGACTCAAAAATTTTCACCAGTTAAATTTAGAAATTCATAGATGAATTATGAATATAAGATTCAGGAATTCGAGCCATAAATATTCTGCATTTAAAAGTTATGTTTTATTTTTGTGACATGTGATTATGTGGGCGTTTTTAGATTCCATAACACCAATTATCACAAAAATTTTATTACTTGAATAACGTGATATCGAAAGGGATTTAGGGGTACTACAGCATAAAACTTGGCTATTTATATAGTTTTTCTGCCTGCCCGAGATATGGAAAGTAAATATCGCGTGGGATATAAGCCGCGCCAATGTGATTTTGAAAGTTGTGGGTAGTACAGTGTCAAGTAAGCCTAAAAGCCAGCCTGCTGGCTCCGTAAACTTCGTGCCTTCAAGTAAGGGCGGGCGTGTGATCAAGTGGAAGGGGAAGGTTGCGAGCTGTGCCCCGTTTGTAGCGTTCCTTGCCGTGGTGCCCGACATTGGTCTGGCCGCGTGTGGTGACAATGTACCACCCGGACCGAACGGAGTCGTCTATGCGACCAAGGGATCGGTTTGTTATGCCAACGAATCCAACTATTATGGCAATAATGTCGGCGGGGTAAGCGGCGTCGTCGGTGGCACCGAGACTGTTCTTACATTTACGAAGGATGTAACTCTGACGTCTTGGACGGCCGGTGTTTATACTCTGGCCTGTCCCCCGTCAGCGGCTATGGCACAGATTTGAGGTTGTGATTTAAGGAGGATTTGGGCTTCGTCGTAGTGACGAAGGAACGAAGATGAAGCCCAAATCCTCCAATTCAAAATCGCCGACCAAGCCCCCTGCAGATCGGGTGGTCAAGGACATCCGGCGTCAGACCCGCCGCCACTTCTCGGCCGAAGACAAGATCCGCATCGTGCTTGAAGGTCTTCGCGGTGACGACAGTATCGCCGAGTTGTGCCGCAAAGAGGGCATCGCGCAGAGTCTGTACTACAGCTGGTCCAAGGAGTTCATGGAAGCCGGCAAACGCCGCCTGGCCGGGGACACCGCCCGTGCGGCGACCTCCGGTGACGTGCAGGACTTGCGCCGCGAAGCCCGTGCGCTGAAGGAGTGCGTGGCGGACCTGACGCTGGAAAACCGCTTGCTTAAAAAAAGCATGATCGCGGATGGGGGCGACGACGAATGAGGTATCCCGCATCCGAGAAGCTGGAGATCATCCGTATCGTCGAGCAGTCGCACCTGCCGGCCAGGCGGACGCTGGACCAGCTCGGCATTGCCCGCCGGACCTTCTACCGCTGGTATGACCGCTACCGGGAAGGTGGGCCGGAAGCGCTGGAGGATCGCCCTTCGGCACCGAACCGGGTGTGGAACCGCATTGGCGAGGACATCCAGGACCAGATCGTCGAGATGGCGTTGGAGGCGACCGACCTCAGCCCACGCGAACTGGCCGTGCGCTTCACCGACGAGAAACACTACTTCGTGTCGGAAGCCACGGTCTACCGGTTGCTCAAGGCCCATGACCTGATCACCAGCCCAGCCTATACGGTAATCAAGGCGGCCGATCAGTTCCACACCAAGACCACGCGGCCGAATGAGATGTGGCAGACCGACTTCACCTACTTCAAGATCATCGGGTGGGGCTGGATGTACCTCTCGACGGTGCTTGACGACTTCTCGCGCTACATCATCGCCTGGAAGCTATGCACCAACATGCGGGCCGAGGACGTGACCGACACGCTGGACCTCGCGCTCGCCGCCTCGGGCTGCGACAGCGCCACCGTTCTACACAAACCCAGGCTGCTATCGGACAATGGCCCCAGCTACATCGCGGGCGAGCTGGCCGAATACATCGAGTCCAACAAGATGAGCCATGTGCGCGGCGCGCCGTGCCACCCGCAGACCCAGGGCAAGATCGAGCGCTGGCACCAGACCCTGAAGAACCGCATCCTGTTGGAGAACTACTTCCTGCCCGGCGACCTCGAGTCCCAGATCGAGGCCTTCGTCGAGCACTACAACAACCAGCGTTACCACGAGAGCCTGGCCAACGTGACGCCTGCCGATGTCTACTTCGGCAGGGCACAGGCCATCATCAAACAGCGCGAAAGGATCAAACGAAAAACCATCGAATATCGGCGCTTGCAGCACCGCAAGCTCACAGCCTAACATCAAATCCCAGACGAGGCCCGCTCTCCGCTAGTCTACGCCCCAATCTGCGCCAAATGTTCTGACGACGGACAAATTGCAGTTATTTGCCCCCTTTCAGAGGGCGCGATGATACTCCTATCCGACAACTTGTCAGAACTGGTTCTGAATTTTTTCCTCAGTGTGCCTTTTGCCTACGACATCATCGATCACATTCTATCCGACCCGTATGAGGCGATGACGATCGTTGATGCCAAGGGGAAGGTCGCGTTCCTATCGCCTGTGCATGAAAAGGCTCTTGGTCTGAAGGACGGCGAGGCCGCGGGCAAGAACGCGCGCGACGTTATTGCAAATACGCGTCTGCATCATGTCGTCAAAACCGGCATCGCCGAGGTCGGGCAGATTTATCCGATGAAAGACGGACCAAGGGTTGTCTCCCGCCATCCGATTCGTCACGATGGAAAAGTCGTTGGGGCAGTAGGCCGGATCATGTTCAAGGGCCCGCAGCAGCTGGAGGCGATGACAAAGCGTATTCATGCCCTGGAAAATGAGATCGCGGTCTATAAGCAGGAATCGAAAGACCTTGTTGAGGGCGATCAGGTTCTGAATGCGATTATAGGTCAGAGCTTTGCCATTCAATCTGTGCGGCAGCAAATCCGAAAAATAGCCCCTCTGGACATCCCTGTCCTGATCCAAGGCGAAAGCGGCACAGGCAAGGAGCTCGTCGCCCAAGCGCTGCATATGCTCAGTTCTCGCAGGGATGCCAGATTGGTCACCGTGAATGCTGCTGCTTTGCCCGATTCACTGGTCGAAAGCGAGTTGTTCGGCTACGAGGCCGGATCATTTACCGGAGCGGATCGCAAAGGCCGTCCGGGCAAGTTCGAGCAGGCGCATAAGGGGACGATCTTCCTGGATGAGATCGGTGACATGGCGCTTGATACACAGTCCAAGCTATTGCGAGTGTTGCAGGATCGTGTGGTTGAGCGGGTCGGCGGTGACAAGCCGAAAAGTGTTGATTTCCGCTTGTGTAGTGCAACGAACCACGACCTTGAAGAGCTGGTTGAAAAAGGAAAATTCCGCCTGGATCTCTTTTATCGCATCTGCCCAGTCGTGTCCCCCGTCAGCGGCTATGGCACAGATTTGAGGTTGTGATTTAAGGAGGATTTGGGCTTCGTCGTAGTGACGAAGGAACGAAGATGAAGCCCAAATCCTCCAATTCAAAATCGCCGACCAAGCCCCCTGCAGATCGGGTGGTCAAGGACATCCGGCGTCAGACCCGCCGCCACTTCTCGGCCGAAGACAAGATCCGCATCGTGCTTGAAGGTCTTCGCGGTGACGACAGTATCGCCGAGTTGTGCCGCAAAGAGGGCATCGCGCAGAGTCTGTACTACAGCTGGTCCAAGGAGTTCATGGAAGCCGGCAAACGCCGCCTGGCCGGGGACACCGCCCGTGCGGCGACCTCCGGTGACGTGCAGGACTTGCGCCGCGAAGCCCGTGCGCTGAAGGAGTGCGTGGCGGACCTGACGCTGGAAAACCGCTTGCTTAAAAAAAGCATGATCGCGGATGGGGGCGACGACGAATGAGGTATCCCGCATCCGAGAAGCTGGAGATCATCCGTATCGTCGAGCAGTCGCACCTGCCGGCCAGGCGGACGCTGGACCAGCTCGGCATTGCCCGCCGGACCTTCTACCGCTGGTATGACCGCTACCGGGAAGGTGGGCCGGAAGCGCTGGAGGATCGCCCTTCGGCACCGAACCGGGTGTGGAACCGCATTGGCGAGGACATCCAGGACCAGATCGTCGAGATGGCGTTGGAGGCGACCGACCTCAGCCCACGCGAACTGGCCGTGCGCTTCACCGACGAGAAACACTACTTCGTGTCGGAAGCCACGGTCTACCGGTTGCTCAAGGCCCATGACCTGATCACCAGCCCAGCCTATACGGTAATCAAGGCGGCCGATCAGTTCCACACCAAGACCACGCGGCCGAATGAGATGTGGCAGACCGACTTCACCTACTTCAAGATCATCGGGTGGGGCTGGATGTACCTCTCGACGGTGCTTGACGACTTCTCGCGCTACATCATCGCCTGGAAGCTATGCACCAACATGCGGGCCGAGGACGTGACCGACACGCTGGACCTCGCGCTCGCCGCCTCGGGCTGCGACAGCGCCACCGTTCTACACAAACCCAGGCTGCTATCGGACAATGGCCCCAGCTACATCGCGGGCGAGCTGGCCGAATACATCGAGTCCAACAAGATGAGCCATGTGCGCGGCGCGCCGTGCCACCCGCAGACCCAGGGCAAGATCGAGCGCTGGCACCAGACCCTGAAGAACCGCATCCTGTTGGAGAACTACTTCCTGCCCGGCGACCTCGAGTCCCAGATCGAGGCCTTCGTCGAGCACTACAACAACCAGCGTTACCACGAGAGCCTGGCCAACGTGACGCCTGCCGATGTCTACTTCGGCAGGGCACAGGCCATCATCAAACAGCGCGAAAGGATCAAACGAAAAACCATCGAATATCGGCGCTTGCAGCACCGCAAGCTCACAGCCTAACATCAAATCCCAGACGAGGCCCGCTCTCCGCTAGTCTACGCCCCAATCTGCGCCAAATGTTCTGACGACGGACAGGCAGCAATTGTGGCCATCGCGGCATCCTGTCCGGCCAGCATGTCCGCGGCGGGCGCACCGATTTTCTGCGGATCGCCGCCAAGCGCGCCGGTGATGTCCATGATCCCGGAATAACCCTCTGCGATCAGGTCATAGCAGGTTAGTTCAGCCCGCCGCCCGGTCATGCCAAAGCCGGTGATTGAGACAAAGACGATATCTTCGCGAACGGCCCTGATCGCCTGCTGATCCAGCCCCAGCTTGCGCTGAACATCAGGCGGTTGGTTTGTGATGAAGACATCGGCTGTGCGCAGCAACGCATGCAGGCGCTGCATATCCTCATCAGCTTTGAGGTCCAGCACCACGCTTTTCTTATTCCGGTTGATGGCTGCAAACCAAAGCGCTTCATCATTCAGAAAGGGAGGGCCCCACTGACGCGCGTCATCCCCTGCTGGCCGTTCGACCTTGATGATTTCGGCCCCGAAATCACTCAGCAGCATTGTTGCATAAGGCCCCGCGACGGAAGTTGTCATGTCGATGACGCGCAGGTCCTTCAGAAAACCCAAACCCGGCCTGCGCGCCTGTACCGGCAATGACAGGTATGGCAGATCGGTACCTGTTGTTTCGGCTTTGCGGTTCATGCTCGGCTCCGTTTCTACTGTGGGTCAGTTCATCCGAATATACGCAAGGAGGGTGCCAACTCTTGTTCCGATGATCGCGTTTTCCGATGGGCGCCTTCGATCCTGAGAACTGATCATTGGCCTGCAGAACCGCCATCCCGCTTCGCACCGGGCTTGCCGGATGCGAAGCGGGCCTCAATGTCCGTGGGGGAGGACACGGACATTCCGTTAACTTCTGGCCAGTTCAGTTGACCGGTCGTTTGCGATAGAGATATTTCGCCGTCATTTCCTGAATGATCGTCCCGTCCTGCTTGACGCCGCGACGCAGGAAGGTCACGACGCCACGATCACCCTTGCTGGTTTCCTTGACCTCAAGAACCTCGGAGTGCAGCCGGATTGTGTCCCCATGTTTGACCGGGGCGAGCATTCGCCAGCCGTCAATCTGCAGAAGTGCAATCAGCGTTCCGTCGTTGATGCCCGTCGCATATTGCAGCCCCGCGAGAACGGCATAAACCAGCGGCCCATGCGCAATTGGTTCGCCAAATGGGGTGCTGCTGCTGTATTCAAAATTGGTATGGACTTCGTTGAAGTCTCCCGACAAGCACGCAAAATTTACGATATCGGTCTGCGTAATCGTGCGTGCTGGCGTCAGAAATTCCTGTCCGACCGAGAAGTCGTCGAAATAATGACCCCGCGGTTTGGCCTCAATGCTTATCTTTGCTTCCATACCGTCTCTCCCTTTTTTCTTTTTGGTTTATGTGCGGGCGTCGATCCGTTCTGAGCGCCGACGACCCGGTCAATCATCCTGATCCGAATTTCTGCCCAGCCAATCCGCAATGACCGCGTCGGTGTCTTCACCTACGGCTGGTGCCCTGCGGGGATCGGCGAGCGGTGTTTTTTCGTATTGTATCGGCAAGCGGATATTCGGGATCCAACCAAGCTGCGGATGTGGAATGCGGGTCATAATCTCGCGTTCCTTGGCTTCCGGCGCACGAATAGCCTCTGACAGGCTGCGAATTTCGCCACAGGGGACCCCGGCTTTGCGCATCCGTTCGGACCAATAGGCGCGAGGCTTCGTCTCAAACTCTTTCTGAATGCGCTCGTCGATTTCTGCCCGGTGCGCGATCCTGTCCGCATTGGTTTTAAACCGGGGATCATCCGCCATTTCCGGCATATCCAGAACATCGGTCAGAAGGCGGCGGAACAGCCGGTCATTGCCGCTGTTGATATAAAAAGAACCATCCGAGGCGCGGTAGGCGGCTGAAGGGCTTGTGTCGGGGCTTACGTTACCGTAGCGCGGCGCCGCTTCGCCTTTGTAGAGTTCCTGATAATTGGCATATCCAGTCATCAGGAACGCGGAGTCATACAACGCCACGTCCAGATACTGACCTTCGCCGCTCGTCCCGCGCGCCAGCAATGCACCGAGAATTCCGTTCGCAGCTATCATGGCGGTCGTAATATCCATGACCGGGGTCAAAGCCCTCACCCCTTCGCGGTCGGGATAGCCATTCATCGAGATAAAGCCGCTTTCGGCCTGTGCAATTGGATCGAAACCAAGACGATCCTTGTAGGAGCCCGTGCGTCCGTAGGCTGAAACCGCGCAATAGATTAGCCTAGGATTGGTTTTCCGCAGCTCTTCATAGGCAAGTCCCAGTCGGTCCATGACACCGGCCGAAAAATTCTCCACAACAACGTCAGCTTTCGCGATCAGGTCCTTGGCGGTCTGAATCCCGCTTTCGGATTTCAGATCGAGTGCCACGGAACGTTTGTTGCGGTTGCACCAAAGATAAGGCGTGCCACCGTCGATTTCAGGCGGGATCGGCGGATAGCGGCGGAAATTGTCGCCTGTCTTGGGCGCTTCGATCTTGATCACATCCGCGCCCATATCGGCAAGGATCATGGTGGCGAACGGCCCCGCGATGTAGTGTGTGAAATCAACGATTTTGATCCCGTCCAGCGGCAGCGGAGCGCCCGTCGGGCGGGGCGAAGGCTGCGGGAATTCTTCCATACGTTTCTGATAGTCGGACATGCGGCGACCTGTTACTTGTCTTGCTGACTTGATACGGGCTTGCTCAGATCGGGCAGTCCGTCATTGGTTGGGTCGGCTGCAGCGGCTGCAGCGTGATCGGGCTTGCGGCGGTTGCTTACTGCATCGAGCCCCTCGTTGAATTCAGCGCCCGACATGGCCAGTGACTGACCCAGATCTTCGTACAGCATCATGTCGTCTATGGATTTTTCGAAAGACTTCAGCATGATGAGCTTCGAAAGTCCCATGATCTCTGCCGGACCAGAGGCCAGTTTCTGCGCCAGCGCCAGACCTTCGGCATCCAAATCGGCATCCGGAACGACCTTGGCGGCAACGCCCAGATCCGCCGCTTCCTTAGCCGACCATGTGCCGTTCGTCAGAAGGAAATTCCGCGCACGGGCCAGTCCGACGAGCCGCGGCAATGTGAACAACGCCATGCAATCGGGCACGACGCCCAAACGGTAAAATCCCGACATGAATTGCGCGCTTTCGGCGGCAATGATGACATCTGCACAAAGTGCCAGCCCCATGCCGCCCCCGACTGCGTACCCCTTAACACCGCAAACCACCGGGCGGTCGAGGGTCATCAAGGGCGGGAACAGCCTGTTTGCGTGGCGGAAGCGGCGATGTACCTCCCACGGCTGATGGGCGTTGATCAGCATGTTCAGGTCGCCGCCTGCGCAGAATGCGTCGCCCTTGGCGGTCAGATAGACGGCACGAACCGAACGGTCGTCCTCTATCTCGCGCACGATATCGCGAAGCGAATAACGCATTTCCCGCGTCAGCGCATTCTTTGCACCGGCATTGTCCAGGCGGATGATCAGAACCGATCCGTCCCGCTCGGTTTCGACATGGGGGTATTGCTTGATCACGCCGCGCTCTCCTTCTTGCCGTTGGCACCGCTGCCTTCCTGCATGCGCCGCTGTCGTCCGCCATCCACGACCAGATCGGTCCCCGTCACATAGTCGCCAAGTGCTGAACAAAGATATACTGCAGCAGCGGCGATATCCTCGACCCGGCCCAGCTCGCCCAGCGGGATCTGTGCCAATTGCTGACGGCGAACTTCATCGCCCTGATCCTCATAGATCTTCTGCACGCCGAGGGTGTTTCCGATAGCACCGGGGGCGATAGTGTTGCACCGAATGCCATCGGCACCCCATTCCGCTGAAAGTGAACGGATGAGCGATATGATTCCCGCCTTAGCGGCCCCGGCATGCGCGCAGCCCGGCCAGCCTTCCAGCGCCCGCATGGTCGAGATGGCCAGCAAACGACCACCGAACTTCGAGGCCTTCAGATGTGGATAGGCGGCCTGAGCGCAATAGAACGTGCCGTTAAGGTCGATATCGATGACCGTCCGCCAAGCATTCAGTGACATGGTGGCACTGGGGACGACGAAATTCCCGGCGGCATTCGCGATCATGATGTCCAGCCCGCCGAACGTATCGACTGCGGTTTCAACCGCTCGCTTCACCTGTTCGGGCTCGCGCACGTCGGTTTGCACCCAGGCGACGTCGCCGCCTATCGCTTTCAGCTTTGATGCTGCTTCCTCGAGTACGTCTGTCTTGCGGCTGGCAATCACGACTTTCGCGCCCGCATTTACCATTGCAGTCGCAATTCCAAAGCCGATCCCGCTGCCACCACCGGTAATCAGTGCCACGCGTCCTTTAAGCGTGTCCGAATTGAAAGCCTCCTGGATCATGATATTCCATCCTCTCATTGGTTCGACGAAGCCCGAGGGCGCCGATGGCAGTTTTGTGAACTCTCGTCACTGTGCTGCGCAAGTGCTGTGCCAATTCAGCCGGCAACTCGTTTGCGCAGCCATATGCTCTGGCATGAGCCTTGCGTGGGTGCGGTATCTCCGCGGTTGCCGGTACTCTGCGGAACCGCCCTTAGTGACCGACTCTCTCGGAAAGGCTTCATCATGACCGACGCATTTATCTGTGATTATATCCGTACACCGATTGGCCGCTATGGCGGCGCGCTATCGGCGGTTCGACCGGACGATCTGGGTGCTGTCCCGTTGAGGGCACTGATGTCACGCAATAAAAATGCAGACTGGGAGGCGGTCGATGACGTGATATTCGGTTGCGCCAATCAGGCCGGTGAAGACAACAGGAATGTAGCGCGCATGTCGCTGCTGCTGGCTGGCATGCCACTGAGCATCGGCGGTACGACCATCAACCGGCTTTGTG
The genomic region above belongs to Paracoccus sp. SCSIO 75233 and contains:
- a CDS encoding CaiB/BaiF CoA-transferase family protein, which codes for MSDYQKRMEEFPQPSPRPTGAPLPLDGIKIVDFTHYIAGPFATMILADMGADVIKIEAPKTGDNFRRYPPIPPEIDGGTPYLWCNRNKRSVALDLKSESGIQTAKDLIAKADVVVENFSAGVMDRLGLAYEELRKTNPRLIYCAVSAYGRTGSYKDRLGFDPIAQAESGFISMNGYPDREGVRALTPVMDITTAMIAANGILGALLARGTSGEGQYLDVALYDSAFLMTGYANYQELYKGEAAPRYGNVSPDTSPSAAYRASDGSFYINSGNDRLFRRLLTDVLDMPEMADDPRFKTNADRIAHRAEIDERIQKEFETKPRAYWSERMRKAGVPCGEIRSLSEAIRAPEAKEREIMTRIPHPQLGWIPNIRLPIQYEKTPLADPRRAPAVGEDTDAVIADWLGRNSDQDD
- a CDS encoding enoyl-CoA hydratase/isomerase family protein, with amino-acid sequence MIKQYPHVETERDGSVLIIRLDNAGAKNALTREMRYSLRDIVREIEDDRSVRAVYLTAKGDAFCAGGDLNMLINAHQPWEVHRRFRHANRLFPPLMTLDRPVVCGVKGYAVGGGMGLALCADVIIAAESAQFMSGFYRLGVVPDCMALFTLPRLVGLARARNFLLTNGTWSAKEAADLGVAAKVVPDADLDAEGLALAQKLASGPAEIMGLSKLIMLKSFEKSIDDMMLYEDLGQSLAMSGAEFNEGLDAVSNRRKPDHAAAAAADPTNDGLPDLSKPVSSQQDK
- a CDS encoding SDR family oxidoreductase, producing MIQEAFNSDTLKGRVALITGGGSGIGFGIATAMVNAGAKVVIASRKTDVLEEAASKLKAIGGDVAWVQTDVREPEQVKRAVETAVDTFGGLDIMIANAAGNFVVPSATMSLNAWRTVIDIDLNGTFYCAQAAYPHLKASKFGGRLLAISTMRALEGWPGCAHAGAAKAGIISLIRSLSAEWGADGIRCNTIAPGAIGNTLGVQKIYEDQGDEVRRQQLAQIPLGELGRVEDIAAAAVYLCSALGDYVTGTDLVVDGGRQRRMQEGSGANGKKESAA